tcttcttactcaccgaccgccgccggtcgccgcacgaccgccgcacggcCGTCGCACGAATGCCGCACGGCCGTCACACGACGGCCGCACGACCGTAGATCGTCGCCGCAATATTGCCGCCCACAGCACACCGGCCGCGGGCTTCGATTGGAAAGCTATCAAACTAAAAGAGTTGAGGTTGTATTTTCTCGAGTTCGCTACGCCGGTTCCAGAGCTCGGTCTCCTTTCTCTGCTAGAACATCTTCGTTGGAGAGGACTAGTCCTTCAACCCCTCAAGCTACTACCGCCTTCCTTACTTTCTTTAAATCCTCGAGTTTCAACTCCAGAGGATCGCCACTATTTAACTCGAAAGTTCTAGGAGATTTGACGCTTACTTGCTCGGgattgcaagaaattcaactcAGGGGACTTTCACAGTTGCAGCACTTATCTTTGCTCAGCTGCGAACTTAGGTGCTTATCCACATCATATAGCTCAGGGACACTGTATGTACGCCGTTGGCCCAATATGATTGAGATTCAGTCTGTAGGGATCTCGGGATCACTGGAGTCAAGCTTCCTTTTCGTAGATGAAAACCAAACttaaaagtctctctctctctctctctctctctctctctctctctctctctctctctctctctctctctctctctctctctctctctctctctctctctctctctctctctctctctctctctctctctctctctctctctctctctctctctctctctcgtaaaaTGTCCTTGCATTACAAGAATGCTAGACTTGTCTGGACACTCAACTTTATTGAGGCTGACGTTTGACAATCGGGGGAGGTTGAAGGAAATAGACAGCTCCGTTGGAAAGTCAACGCAGTTGCGTGCACTGAATATCACCGATTGTGAGCTCATTGAGCATGTGCGTGATGAAATTGGAGTGCTAGCGAAGCCTGAGCGCTTCTCTTTGCGTGGCTCCTACGGTGTGGGCATACCCCCCACCTCTATCGGCGACTCGGCATCATTAAAGAAGCCGGACCTTTCAATTACTCGAATTGGAAGCCTACCGGAGTCCGTCGGAAAGCTACAGTTGTCAGATCTCCTCCTACAATTCTCGAGAATCGCTGAAATTCCCGGTGCAATTGAAGTGTTGGTAAAGCTGCGACATCTTCATCTGGCGAGCGATGAGATTAAACAACGTCCAGACTTCATTGGAGAAATAAATTCACCATGCACTCTGAATTTGTCAACTAATAGTTTGCTTAGCTCAAATTCCAGTCAATGGAAGTTACCCAAAGCCAATGGACGGTTGGAGAAACTAGAGGAGCTTTATCTTGGTCGTCGCAAGGAGTTGGAAGGCGATATCCCCGATGAGGTACGACATCTTTCCTTTCTAAGGGTCCTGGATTTATGTTCTACCAAAATCTGTCCAGTTCCAAGAACAATTAACATGCTTTCTTGCCTCTTAACACTTGACTTAACAGGGTGTGATGAGATTACAAACTTGCCTGAGCTTCCAACGAGTTTTGTCTGTTTACATGTTCAATCCGGCGAACTGCATTTGttcaactttcaaaagaagaagaaggagaagatgcaTATTATACGCATCAAAGCCCATCGCGAAGGTTTTTATCTCgaggaactatttcttttcaaaaatcgtTTTTATCTATTTCTGCTTCGTGatcaatttctgagtaaaataaggtatttggtaattatacaaaatttctgctCTAGGAACAAAGAAAGAATAGCAATGAGTTCggtaaaaatttctaaattttctcatttatctgtttttcttcttactcatggaccgccgccggtcgccgcacGGCCGTCACACGAATGCCGCACGGCCGTCGCACGACggccgcacgaccgtcgcacgatcgTAGATCGTCGCCGCAAGATTGCCGCCCACAGCCCATCGGCCGCGGGCTTGGATTGGAAGGCTATCCAAACTAAAAGAGTTGATGTTGTATTTTCTCGAGTTCGCTACGCCGGTTCCAGAGCTGggtctcctttctcttctagaaCATCTTCGTTGGAGAGGACTAGTCCTACAACCCCTCAAGCAGCTACCGCCTTCCTTAGTTTCTTTAAATCCTCACAGTTTCAGCTCCACAGGATCGCCACTATTTAACTCGAAAGTTCTGGGAGATTTGACGCTTAATTGCTCGGgattgcaagaaattcaactcGAGGGACTTTCACAGTTGCAGCACCCTTTCACAGTTGCAGCACTTATCTTTGCTCAGCTGCGAACTTCGGTGCTTATCCATACCATATAGCTTAGGGACACTGTATGTACGCCATTGCCCCAATATGATTGAGATTCAGTCTGTAGGGATGTCGGCATCACTGAAGTCAAGCTTCCTTTTCGTAGATGAAAACCAAACttaaaagtctctctctctctctctctctctctctctctctctcgtaaaaTGTCCTTGCATTACAAGAATCCTACACTTGTCTGGATACTCAACTTTAGTGAGGCTGACGTTTGACAATCGTGGGAGGTTGAAGGAAATACACAGCTCCGTTGGAAAGTCAATGCAATTGCGTGAACTGAATATCACCGATTGTGAGCTCATTGAGCTTGTGCGTGATGAAATTGGAGTGCTAGCGAAGCCTGAGCGCTTCTCTTTGCATGGCTCCTACAGTGTGAGCATACTCCCCACCTCTATCGGCGACTCGGCATCATTAAAGAAGCCAGACCTTTCAATTGCTCGAATTGGAAGCCTACCGGAGTCTGTCGGAAAGCTACAGTATTTGTCAGATCTCTTCCTACAATTCTCGGGAATCGCTGAAATTCCCGGTGCAATTGAAGTGTTCGTAAAGCAGCGACATCTTCATCTAGCGAGCGATGAGATTAAACAACTTCCAGAATTCATTGGAGAAATAAATTCACCGTGCACTCTAAATTTGTCAACTAATCGTTTTCTTAGCACAAATTCCAGTCAATGGAAGTTACCCAAAGCCATTGGACAGTTGGACAAACTAGAGGAGCTTTATCTTGGTCGTCGCAACGAGCTGAAAGGCGATATCCCCGATGAGGTAGCACATCTTTCCTCTCTAAGGGTCCTGGATTTATGTTCTACCAAAATCTGTCAAGTTCCGAGAACAATTAACATGCTTTCTTGCCTCTTAACACTTGACTTAACGGGTTGTCATGAGATTAGAGACTTGCCTGAGCTTCCAACGAGTTTAGTCTGTTTACATGTTCAATCCAGCGAGCTGCATTTGttcaactttcaaaagaagaagaaggagagatacATATTATACGCATCAAAGCCAATCGCGAAGGGTTTTTATCTCgaggaactatttcttttcaaaaatcgtttttctctatttctgctTCGGGatcaatttctgagtaaaataaggtatttggtaattatacaaaatttctgctCTAGGAACAGATAAAGAATAGCAATGAGTTCggtaaaaatttctaaattttctcatttatctgttttttcttcttactcacggaccgcCGCCGGTCaccgcacgatcgccgcacggCCATCGTACGAATGCCGCACGGCCGTCGCACGACCGTCACACGATCGTAGATCGTCGCCGCAGGATTGCCACCCACAGCCCCCGGCC
This Eucalyptus grandis isolate ANBG69807.140 chromosome 7, ASM1654582v1, whole genome shotgun sequence DNA region includes the following protein-coding sequences:
- the LOC120296114 gene encoding receptor-like protein kinase 2, which codes for MLDLSGHSTLVRLTFDNRGRLKEIDSSVGKSTHLRALNITDCELIEHVHDEIGVLAKPERFSLRGSYGVSIPPTSIDDSASLKKPDLSITRIGSLPESVGKLQCLSDLFLQFSGIAEIPGAIELLLPKAVGQLEKLEELYRGRRKELEGDIPDEEIDSSVGKSTQLRALNITDCELIEHVRDEIGVLAKPERFSLRGSYGVGIPPTSIGDSASLKKPDLSITRIGSLPESVGKLQLSDLLLQFSRIAEIPGAIEVLVKLRHLHLASDEIKQRPDFIGEINSPCTLNLSTNSLLSSNSSQWKLPKANGRLEKLEELYLGRRKELEGDIPDEEIHSSVGKSMQLRELNITDCELIELVRDEIGVLAKPERFSLHGSYSVSILPTSIGDSASLKKPDLSIARIGSLPESVGKLQYLSDLFLQFSGIAEIPGAIEVFVKQRHLHLASDEIKQLPEFIGEINSPCTLNLSTNRFLSTNSSQWKLPKAIGQLDKLEELYLGRRNELKGDIPDEEIDSPVGKSTHLRELNITDCELIEHVRDEIGVLAKPERFSLRGSYGVSILPTSIGDSASLKKPNLSIT